The Toxoplasma gondii ME49 unplaced genomic scaffold asmbl.34, whole genome shotgun sequence sequence AGATTCGTACACTTTGGCTATGTGATGGTTGGCATCTGCTCTTACGCGCACTGCACCGCAGGTGCAGTGGGAGTGTGTCAGATACCTGTCTTAGGCTCTAGCCTCTCGGAGTCCCCTTGGTAGCGGTTGCGCAAGGTGGCGAATGCAGGAGGCAGTGGTGTCGGATGAGGAGCGGAGACACGACACGCTGGTTGTGGATAACTCCGTGCGGTCACGTCACGATTGTGTTGGTCTCTGTGTacaggcggtaggcaagGGCTAGGCGGTGTGGCAGTTTGGGTGACCAGTGTGGTGGAGGAAGAGTGGTGGGGCTCGATGCGACGGGGCATCCGGTGGGGTACGTGACGGGGACGGAGCCAAACGTGGATCGGTGGCAATTGCGGTGGCGGGGCTGGTGTTGAGTCGGTGACTGTGAAAGTCAAATTTTGGATTTCCGTGTGTCCGAACTCCGTGGCTAAGAAGAAATGCCTTGAGACTGGCGACTGAATCTGGGGAATGTGGTTTATTTCTCGATACCCGATATGGAGCCCCATTTGTCTTGTTCTGCCACTGCCACGTGGCGACTGCGGGtcccagagagaggaagtcaACGTTGGCTGAGGTCAACGCGGAAGCCGACATGTTGCATGAAGTGGTCGATGTCTTGGTAGCACATGATCTTGTGGCCACCGGCGTCGTGGCCCTCTGGACACGCCCAACGAGTGTGACGTAAGGCCTGGTCGATCCTTCGGGCGGCATCTCTGCCTGGTGTAATTTGTTGTGCCCTTAGACTCTATCGTCTTCGCCCGTGCCAGGAGCAGAAGGTGGGTCCGCGGTTGCAATGAAACAGGTAACAGCGTATGTTCACTTGCTTCCTCACCTAATGAATGGCGTGAGACAGAAGCACTGGCGGACTGTGTCGTTGTTGGTGTGGAGAGGTAAAGTGCTCTGTCCTGTTGCCACGTGTGTAGCTATTGATACGGCTTTTGGGGTAGAAGGGTGTGTGCAGGTCATCGGCGGAAAGATCTTTCGACAGCAGCAGGCAGCGGATTTCGTACTGTTTTCGGTGCAGTAGTATCTCGACTGTGCAACATCTGAAGGCAAGCAGGGCCATGGTGCAGGCAGCGATTTATAATCAGAACAGTACTCTGATACGATGCTAGGCGTTTTGCTTGCGGGCTATTGACG is a genomic window containing:
- a CDS encoding hypothetical protein (encoded by transcript TGME49_322400), which produces MQEAVVSDEERRHDTLVVDNSVRSRHDCVGLCVQATLSSSPVPGAEGGSAVAMKQVTAYVHLLPHLMNGVRQKHWRTVSLLVWRGKVLCPVATCVAIDTAFGVEGCVQVIGGKIFRQQQAADFVLFSVQ